The following nucleotide sequence is from Candidatus Methylomirabilota bacterium.
TGAGCTCTGCCAGTTCAAACACCGTCATGTTCCCGATGGCTTCGAGGATGTCGCCCTTGCTCAAACTCGTCTGCGTCGCCATAGCCGTGTCTCCCACCCGATTTAAGAAGCGGCGCCCGCGGAGGCTGCGCGCTTGGTCCGGAGCGCCTCGAAGGCACCCACCACGTTCATCAGCAAGCCGTTCAACGCACCGACGAAGCCAGCCAGCGGCGCCTGCAGTGTGCCGCCCACCTGGGCG
It contains:
- a CDS encoding 50S ribosomal protein L10; amino-acid sequence: AAAKVLADFAREFAKPAIKAGLVDGKAVTPEQVKRLASLPSRTELLAQVGGTLQAPLAGFVGALNGLLMNVVGAFEALRTKRAASAGAAS